The Alosa alosa isolate M-15738 ecotype Scorff River chromosome 9, AALO_Geno_1.1, whole genome shotgun sequence genome includes a region encoding these proteins:
- the fstl3 gene encoding follistatin-related protein 3, which produces MNAFVGLHCTLLFALSLIFGKYPADAGMCWLQQSQEPRCDMVLKRGVTREECCAGGRLDTAWSNTTLPINEVSLLGFLGIVSCKPCKENCDGVKCGPGKVCKMKLGRPQCVCSPDCGSISGKHAVCGSDGNSYRDECDLLMARCKGQPDLEIMYQGECKKSCSNVVCPGTHTCVTDQTNSAHCVMCRTAPCPLPMATESPICGNDNITYSSACHLRRATCFRGRSIGVRHYGHCASVEGSEENSLD; this is translated from the exons ATGAACGCTTTCGTCGGTCTGCATTGCACATTACTTTTTGCGTTGAGCCTGATATTTGGAAAATATCCTGCCGATG CCGGGATgtgctggctgcagcagagccaGGAGCCGCGTTGTGACATGGTGCTCAAGAGGGGGGTGACCCGTGAGGAGTGCTGTGCCGGTGGCCGTCTAGACACCGCCTGGTCCAACACCACTCTGCCCATCAACGAGGTCAGCCTGCTTGGATTTCTGGGAATCGTGTCCTGTAAGCCTTGCAAAG agaACTGCGATGGTGTCAAGTGTGGCCCTGGGAAGGTGTGTAAGATGAAGTTGGGGcggccccagtgtgtgtgttcccccgaCTGTGGCAGTATCTCCGGCAAGCACGCCGTCTGCGGCAGCGATGGCAACTCTTACCGAGACGAGTGCGACCTCCTCATGGCCAGGTGCAAAGGGCAGCCAGATCTGGAGATCATGTACCAGGGGGAATGCAAAA AGTCTTGCTCCAACGTGGTATGCCCTGGCACGCACACCTGTGTGACTGACCAGACCAACAGTGCCCACTGTGTCATGTGCCGCACAGCCCCCTGCCCCCTGCCCATGGCAACTGAGTCCCCCATATGTGGCAACGACAACATCACTTACTCCAGCGCCTGCCACCTCCGCAGGGCCACCTGCTTCAGAGGGCGGTCCATAGGAGTCCGCCACTACGGCCATTGCGCAA GTGTAGAGGGGAGTGAGGAGAATTCCCTCGACTAA